DNA sequence from the Blastomonas fulva genome:
CCGCCTTCGACACCGTCGCGCAAGCAGCCAGCGGCTTTCTGCGCCTGCTGGTCAACCCCGAGAATCCCCGCGTCGTCGGCCCGGCGCTCGCCGATGCGATCACCGGCTTCTACGGCGCTTATGGCGTGCTCGCGGCGCTGCACGAGCGGGAAAGCACGGGCAAGGGGCGCCTGGTCGAGGTCTCGATGTTCGAGGCGATGGCGCATTTCAACCTCGACGATTTCACGCACTATTTCTCGGAAGGCGAGGTCATGGGCCCGTACAGCCGGCCCAATGTATCGCAATCCTATGTCTTCCAGTGCGCCGGCGGCGACTGGCTGGCTCTGCACATGTCGTCACCGCCCAAGTTCTGGGAGAATCTGGCAACCGCTGTCGGCCAGCCCGACATGCTGCAGCGGCCCGAATTCGCCAGCCGCGATGCGCGGATTGCCAATTACGGAAAGGTCGCAGCCTTTCTCGCCCCGCTGTTCGCCGCGCGCAGCCGCGCCGAATGGTGCGCGACGCTCGAGCAGCTCGAAGTGCCGCATTCGCCGGTCTATTCCGCGCCCGAAGTTGTCGAGACCCCTCAGGCGCAGCATCTGGGCCTGACGGTCGAGGATCCCGATGGCCCGCATGGCCGCTTCCGCACCATCCGCTCGCCGGTGAGCTTCGATGGCGAGCGCGCGACTTCGGTTACCGCGCCGCCGGTGCTGGGTCAGCACAATGAAGAGGTGCTGGGGCTGGCCGATACGTCCGCTGCGGCCGAGTGAGCCTGCTGACCCCCATCGACAGCACCGCCTTGCCTGTACCCCTGGCACAGGCTAGCGG
Encoded proteins:
- a CDS encoding CaiB/BaiF CoA transferase family protein, whose amino-acid sequence is MAKPLANVTVLEMGTFITGPAAGMMLADMGADVIKVERPDGGDPFRAFRGGLYSPHFQTYNRNKRSITLDTRGGADLEAFDRLIASADVFIQNFRPGVADKLNVDPERLRGINPRLIYLSISGFGATGPDRDRPAFDTVAQAASGFLRLLVNPENPRVVGPALADAITGFYGAYGVLAALHERESTGKGRLVEVSMFEAMAHFNLDDFTHYFSEGEVMGPYSRPNVSQSYVFQCAGGDWLALHMSSPPKFWENLATAVGQPDMLQRPEFASRDARIANYGKVAAFLAPLFAARSRAEWCATLEQLEVPHSPVYSAPEVVETPQAQHLGLTVEDPDGPHGRFRTIRSPVSFDGERATSVTAPPVLGQHNEEVLGLADTSAAAE